From the genome of Papaver somniferum cultivar HN1 chromosome 2, ASM357369v1, whole genome shotgun sequence, one region includes:
- the LOC113352160 gene encoding uncharacterized protein LOC113352160 yields MDFQDFTIIDKSWIGLPRDHDAFKAGVRNFIDYASWDLEPDQKIFCPCKDCNNNKRELVSVVHGHILWNGFMPGYVDWVYHGEGEDQVRETTNTGNVVQDDDEEMSDLLQEMNYDASNFYKLLNDAQVSLYPGCEKFSRLSFIVHLLHVKSLGGLNIKGFDALLSLLTKAFPDAKLPKNFYDARTTIKGLGLGYILIDACENDCVLFWKENADKTSCPVCHASRWKTTELNVDNESIRRTPRGKNIPVKQLRYFPLKPRLQRLFMSSKTASYMRYHAKRRPKDGVLRHPVDAETWKTFDKKHPEFAADPRNVRLALATDGMNPFGNMLHPHSTWPVVLISYNLPPWLCMKEENFILSMIIPGPKSPGNDIDVYLQPLIEELKELWDEGVETYDISKKENFKCRAALLGTISDFPALAMLSGWSTKGEFACPCCGPDRCSERLSNGGKYCYMHHRRYLPAGHHWRHQKSAFDGEKELREPPHLMNGDEIAQQLAHFRQVQFGKNAKQTGLTEITPVTFEHNWKKKSIFHELPYLSSIICFHNVDVMHVEKNICETVLGTVMNVEGKTKDNLKARLDLMDWGLRPELHLRQEGDKIVVPTASFVMSPKEKESFCRTLKDIKVPDGYSSNISRCVNVKDRKIMGLKSHDYHVLMEYLFPIALRGHLDGDILEALSELCMFFKVLCTRVLKIEDLDKLQDSIAITLCKLERIFPPSFFVVMMHLPIHLTQQAKDAGPVQYRWMYPIERYLRKLKSYVRNKACPEGSMAEAYLIDECITFCTRYLNSVVTKFNKLERNEDDEAPQPDDRLIVFKQSGRPVGAETWGQLTESEMKQIQLYALLNTKEVQPYEEEHKSELQSRGLRDADVNRRHIKEFPDWFATKIYQLHKKGEFHTREWESRRKSQNSGLCVPREDEGVAEDENDFYGVVNNIIEARYVGQLRVLLFKCDWRPIAGTDEFGFTSVHMNRRYYVNEPFILASQAQQVFYINDVYNKQNEVVIKTQPRRSFNIPEIDSDGETETESSTSSEAYQEWHSSYSIKDLRGEPHQDRSDSFVWDRNDVPPETISRAAAAVACRSQEDEEENDTDAVYTSDDEDEYEFDDNNNRDDMEF; encoded by the exons ATGGATTTCCAAGACTTCACAATTATTGACAAGAGCTGGATAGGACTTCCAAGAGACCACGATGCATTCAAAGCAGGAGTTCGAAATTTCATAGACTATGCGAGCTGGGATTTAGAACCCGACCAGAAAATATTTTGTCCTTGTAAGGATTGCAATAACAATAAGAGAGAGCTTGTGTCTGTAGTGCACGGACATATTCTGTGGAATGGCTTTATGCCGGGATATGTCGATTGGGTATACCATGGAGAAGGGGAAGACCAGGTGAGGGAAACAACCAATACTGGAAATGTGGTGCAGGACGACGATGAAGAAATGTCTGATTTGCTGCAAGAAATGAACTATGACGCCTCCAATTTTTACAAGTTGCTGAACGATGCGCAGGTGTCACTATATCCTGGCTGTGAAAAGTTTTCAAGATTATCCTTCATTGTGCACTTGCTTCATGTCAAGTCCCTCGGTGGATTGAACATCAAGGGGTTTGATGCGTTGTTGAGTCTCTTGACCAAAGCCTTTCCGGATGCCAAACTACCAAAGAATTTTTATGATGCTAGAACAACAATCAAGGGCTTGGGGCTTGGCTACATTTTGATCgatgcttgcgagaatgattgtgTTTTGTTCTGGAAAGAGAATGCAGATAAAACTTCTTGCCCGGTATGTCATGCTTCAAGATGGAAAACTACTGAATTGAATGTGGATAACGAATCAATCAGAAGAACACCAAGAGGTAAAAACATTCCAGTAAAGCAATTGCGGTACTTCCCATTAAAGCCAAGACTTCAGAGGTTATTTATGTCTTCAAAGACCGCTTCTTATATGCGATATCATGCCAAAAGACGTCCCAAAGATGGAGTTTTGAGGCATCCAGTTGATGCAGAGACATGGAAGACCTTTGATAAGAAGCACCCAGAGTTTGCAGCTGATCCTCGCAATGTAAGACTTGCATTAGCAACTGATGGGATGAATCCGTTTGGGAATATGTTGCATCCACATAGTACATGGCCAGTTGTTCTCATCAGTTATAACTTACCACCGTGGTTGTGTATGAAAGAGGAAAATTTTATCTTGTCTATGATAATTCCTGGACCCAAATCCCCAGGAAACGACATCGATGTGTATTTGCAACCACTCATAGAGGAATTGAAGGAATTGTGGGATGAAGGTGTTGAAACTTACGATATTTCAAAGAAAGAGAATTTTAAATGTCGTGCAGCATTACTTGGCACCATCAGTGATTTCCCTGCACTAGCTATGCTTTCCGGGTGGAGCACCAAAGGGGAATTTGCTTGTCCGTGCTGTGGGCCTGACCGATGTTCAGAACGACTGAGCAATGGGGGCAAGTATTGTTACATGCATCATCGTCGATACTTGCCTGCTGGTCATCATTGGCGCCACCAGAAGTCAGCCTTTGATGGAGAGAAAGAACTTCGAGAACCACCACATCTGATGAATGGGGATGAAATTGCTCAACAGCTGGCTCATTTTCGACAAGTTCAGTTTGGTAAGAACGCCAAACAGACTGGTCTGACAGAAATAACACCAGTTACTTTTGAACACAACTGGAAAAAAAAGAGCATATTTCATGAGTTGCCGTACTTAAGCTCAATTATATGTTTTCATAATGTCGATGTGATGCACGTTGAGAAGAATATTTGTGAAACTGTATTGGGCACAGTGATGAAtgtagaagggaaaacgaaagacaaTCTTAAGGCCCGGTTGGATCTGATGGACTGGGGATTACGGCCGGAGTTACATTTGAGACAAGAGGGAGATAAAATAGTGGTGCCAACAGCTTCTTTTGTCATGTCGCCCAAAGAGAAGGAATCTTTTTGTAGAACTTTGAAGGATATTAAGGTTCCCGATGGAtactcatcaaatatttctcgGTGTGTGAACGTTAAGGATCGAAAGATTATGGGTCTGAAAAGTCATGACTATCATGTATTAATGGAATATTTATTTCCTATTGCCTTACGTGGACACTTGGATGGGGATATATTGGAAGCACTGAGTGAGTTATGTATGTTTTTTAAAGTGTTGTGTACACGGGTTCTCAAGATAGAGGATCTGGATAAACTACAAGATAGTATCGCAATTACTTTGTGCAAGTTGGAAAGAATATTCCCCCCATCTTTTTTTGTTGTGATGATGCATTTGCCCATTCATCTAACACAACAAGCAAAGGATGCAGGTCCAGTTCAGTATCGGTGGATGTATCCGATCGAGAG GTATCTGCGTAAGTTGAAGTCTTATGTGCGGAATAAAGCTTGCCCCGAAGGATCGATGGCTGAAGCATACCTTATAGATGAATGTATCACTTTTTGTACGCGTTACTTGAATAGTGTTGTTACAAAATTTAATAAACTTGAAAGGAATGAGGATGATGAGGCGCCACAACCTGATGATCGATTAATAGTTTTCAAACAATCCGGTAGGCCCGTTGGAGCTGAAACTTGGGGACAGCTTACGGAGTCAGAGATGAAACAAATCCAACTTTATGCTTTGCTGAATACCAAAGAAGTGCAGCCATATGAGGA GGAACACAAAAGTGAGCTGCAAAGCCGTGGCTTAAGAGACGCCGACGTTAATAGAAGACACATCAAAGAGTTTCCTGATTGGTTTGCAACTAAA ataTACCAATTGCATAAAAAAGGTGA ATTTCATACAAGAGAGTGGGAGAGTCGACGAAAGTCACAGAATAGTGGACTGTGTGTCCCTCGGGAAGACGAAGGTGTagctgaagatgaaaatgattttTATGGAGTTGTGAATAATATTATCGAGGCACGGTATGTGGGTCAACTCCGAGTTCTTCTTTTCAAATGCGATTGGAGACCGATTGCAGGAACAGATGAGTTTGGATTTACTAGTGTCCATATGAATAGAAGATATTATGTGAATGAACCGTTTATTTTAGCATCTCAAGCACAACAGGTTTTCTATATCAATGATGTATATAATAAACAAAATGAAGTGGTTATAAAAACGCAACCTCGTCGGTCTTTCAATATTCCAGAAATAGATTCGGATGGGGAGACTGAAACAGAAAGCTCGACTTCTAGTGAGGCATATCAAGAATGGCATTCAAGCTATTCGATAAAAGATCTTAGAGGAGAGCCACATCAGGATCGCAGTGACAGTTTTGTTTGGGATAGGAACGACGTTCCCCCAGAAACTATCAGTCGTGCTGCAGCAGCAGTAGCTTGTCGAagccaagaagatgaagaggaaaatgACACGGATGCCGTTTACACctctgatgatgaggatgagtatGAATTTGATGATAATAACAACCGCGATGATATGGAATTTTAA